The proteins below are encoded in one region of Limnochorda pilosa:
- a CDS encoding tyrosine-protein phosphatase — protein MIDLHAHLLPGVDDGPATLDDAVRMAETAAASGTRVVVTTPHMQPGGYPYRPSVEQLTDRLNELRVALDERRIPLQVLLGSEVLFSVDVPERLRRREALPLADGPYVLVELAGDEIPYGFEERLFELQLEGYHPILAHPERHPAFQRNPSLVHPLLDRGVLLQITGGSLLGQFGRASLMTAETFVLRGLAHLMASDGHSPERRPPVMKAARARVVELAGPEAALWMTEEAPARIVAGEPLPTTVPVGPARPRRRGLGRTLRRWGHAVRHRMLW, from the coding sequence GTGATCGACCTGCATGCGCACCTGCTGCCCGGTGTGGATGACGGTCCTGCCACCCTGGACGATGCAGTCCGGATGGCCGAGACGGCGGCGGCCAGCGGCACGCGGGTGGTGGTGACCACGCCGCACATGCAGCCGGGCGGCTACCCCTACCGTCCAAGCGTGGAGCAGCTTACCGACCGGCTGAACGAACTGCGAGTCGCCCTGGACGAACGGCGGATTCCGCTTCAGGTGCTGCTGGGGAGCGAGGTGCTCTTCAGCGTGGACGTGCCGGAAAGGCTGCGGCGCCGCGAGGCCTTGCCGCTTGCGGACGGCCCCTACGTGCTGGTGGAGCTGGCCGGGGACGAGATCCCCTACGGTTTCGAGGAGCGTCTCTTCGAGCTGCAGCTGGAAGGCTATCATCCGATTCTGGCGCATCCCGAGCGGCACCCCGCCTTCCAGCGGAATCCGTCGCTGGTCCACCCCCTGCTCGATCGCGGGGTGTTGCTGCAGATCACCGGCGGAAGCCTGCTGGGCCAGTTCGGCCGGGCGAGTCTCATGACCGCCGAGACCTTCGTGCTGCGGGGCCTGGCACACCTGATGGCGAGCGACGGCCACTCGCCGGAGAGGCGGCCCCCCGTGATGAAGGCCGCCCGGGCCCGGGTGGTGGAGCTGGCCGGCCCCGAGGCCGCCCTCTGGATGACCGAGGAGGCGCCGGCCCGCATCGTGGCCGGGGAACCGCTCCCAACCACGGTCCCGGTGGGACCGGCCCGGCCCCGCCGCCGAGGCCTGGGTCGGACGCTGCGGCGGTGGGGGCACGCGGTGCGCCACAGGATGCTTTGGTAA
- a CDS encoding IclR family transcriptional regulator — MRKAGGTQRIGTLRTAAQVVDLLAAAGDRDLTLKEISEMLGITKPTALRILMTLTDLRLVERDSETQRYRLGLRLLELGSAVQERLQIPVRARPLLEQLAQRTDETVHLCVLDEGQAVYVDKIEGAQAIRLYSRIGRRVPLHCTAVGKVLLADLPAAERRRIIARWGMKPYTKNTLTDYLLLEQALDEVRREGVAFDREEHEEGITCIGAPVRDFSGRVKAAISVTVPVFRTSPEHLEQMVPWVKETALRISERCGYRPDLAEPSRQAQGTTLG; from the coding sequence GTGCGGAAGGCAGGCGGAACGCAACGGATCGGCACGCTGCGGACGGCGGCCCAGGTGGTGGATCTGCTCGCGGCCGCGGGGGACCGGGACCTGACCCTCAAGGAGATCTCCGAGATGCTGGGGATCACCAAGCCTACGGCGCTGCGGATCCTCATGACCCTCACCGACCTGAGGTTGGTGGAGCGGGATTCCGAAACCCAGAGGTACCGCCTTGGCTTGCGGCTCCTGGAGCTGGGGAGCGCCGTGCAGGAGCGGCTCCAGATCCCGGTACGGGCCCGCCCCCTGCTGGAGCAACTCGCCCAACGGACGGACGAGACGGTCCATCTGTGCGTCCTGGACGAGGGGCAGGCTGTCTACGTGGACAAGATCGAGGGCGCGCAGGCCATCCGGCTCTACTCGCGCATCGGGCGGCGGGTCCCGCTCCACTGCACGGCGGTGGGGAAGGTGCTCCTGGCCGACCTTCCCGCAGCGGAGCGGCGGCGCATCATCGCCCGCTGGGGCATGAAGCCCTACACGAAAAACACGTTGACCGACTACCTGCTGCTGGAACAGGCCCTGGACGAGGTGCGCCGGGAAGGGGTCGCCTTTGACCGGGAGGAGCACGAAGAGGGCATCACGTGCATCGGCGCTCCGGTGCGAGACTTCTCGGGGCGGGTGAAGGCGGCCATCAGTGTGACGGTGCCTGTGTTCCGGACCTCGCCCGAGCACCTGGAGCAGATGGTCCCGTGGGTGAAGGAGACCGCCCTCCGCATCTCCGAGCGGTGCGGGTACCGGCCGGACCTGGCGGAGCCCTCACGGCAGGCGCAGGGTACCACCCTGGGCTGA
- a CDS encoding LacI family DNA-binding transcriptional regulator, translating to MPVTLRDVARLAGVSAATASLALNGKGTVSAATRERVVEAARKLDYYPNGLARGLVTRSSHTIGLVVPDITNSYFHDFAKGVEEAAWAAGYTVILGNSDREPATELRYVSVLREKGIDGLILAGAGVAHHPELAARVAALQGDGVPVVVAGRSFLPAPAVVVEDVAGAIEATQHLIRLGHRRVAHITGPRDHLTGQDRLEGFRLAMKAGGLSVREHWVVPGDFSADGGFQAMQSLLDRAPVPTAVFCGNDLTAVGAMRATRLAGLRIPQDISIVGFGDIRLASYLDPPLSTVRVPLHELGRAAGERLLQFMTHARHAAGQEQAGGGAARLAAKQDGQPLTIPVHLVIRESTAPPARSGPSRVPGSPREPVDLATGTPREPVRSTAASPARRYDR from the coding sequence ATGCCAGTCACCTTGCGCGACGTCGCCCGTCTCGCGGGAGTGTCCGCGGCAACTGCGTCGCTGGCCCTAAACGGCAAGGGTACCGTAAGCGCCGCCACACGCGAGCGGGTGGTCGAGGCGGCGCGTAAACTGGACTATTATCCGAACGGGTTGGCGCGGGGCCTGGTAACCCGCTCCTCGCACACCATTGGGTTGGTGGTCCCCGACATCACCAACTCGTACTTCCACGACTTCGCGAAGGGTGTCGAGGAAGCGGCCTGGGCCGCCGGGTACACAGTCATCCTGGGAAACAGCGACCGAGAGCCAGCGACGGAGCTGCGCTACGTCAGCGTCTTGCGGGAAAAGGGGATCGACGGCCTCATCCTCGCCGGCGCCGGTGTCGCTCACCACCCGGAGCTGGCCGCACGCGTGGCGGCGCTGCAGGGCGATGGGGTGCCGGTCGTGGTCGCGGGACGCAGCTTCCTGCCCGCCCCCGCCGTCGTGGTCGAGGATGTGGCGGGAGCGATCGAGGCCACGCAACATCTGATCCGGCTGGGCCACCGGCGGGTTGCCCACATTACGGGGCCCCGCGACCACCTTACGGGGCAGGACCGCCTGGAGGGCTTTCGGTTGGCCATGAAGGCCGGAGGTCTCTCCGTCCGGGAGCACTGGGTGGTCCCGGGCGACTTCAGCGCCGACGGCGGCTTTCAAGCCATGCAGAGCTTGTTGGACCGCGCTCCTGTACCGACGGCCGTCTTCTGCGGCAATGACCTTACGGCGGTAGGGGCGATGCGGGCAACCCGCCTGGCAGGTCTACGGATCCCTCAGGACATCTCAATCGTAGGCTTTGGCGACATCCGCCTCGCCTCCTATCTGGACCCGCCCTTGAGCACCGTGCGCGTCCCCCTTCACGAGCTGGGAAGGGCCGCAGGCGAGCGGCTTCTGCAGTTCATGACGCATGCGCGGCATGCCGCCGGGCAGGAGCAGGCAGGCGGCGGCGCTGCCCGCCTGGCGGCGAAACAGGACGGGCAACCGCTGACTATCCCCGTTCACCTGGTGATTCGGGAGTCGACGGCTCCGCCTGCTCGATCGGGTCCCTCCCGCGTGCCCGGTTCCCCGCGCGAGCCGGTGGACCTTGCCACCGGTACGCCCCGGGAACCGGTCCGTTCAACAGCTGCATCGCCCGCTCGACGGTACGATCGATGA
- a CDS encoding SIR2 family NAD-dependent protein deacylase gives MAAPDDLDSLAEALGRGGVAVLTGAGCSTESGIPDYRSSQGLWKRHPQELGTPHGMEAWPEEFYAFYAARVRALQEARPNQAHLALARFQQAGLLAALITQNVDGLHQAAGAQDVIELHGSMAHTRCQRCGRKDRPERLLEEVHGLHDRPACRHCGGPLRPDVVLFGELLPEEAAERAFRAAESCRLFLVVGSSLQVAPAASLPGQALLAGAPLAVVNLDPTPYDDQARWLLREPAGQVLTGLARRLGLA, from the coding sequence ATGGCAGCACCGGACGACCTGGACTCCCTGGCGGAGGCCCTGGGGAGAGGTGGCGTCGCGGTCCTGACGGGCGCCGGGTGCAGCACCGAATCGGGGATCCCCGACTACCGGTCGTCGCAGGGACTCTGGAAGCGCCACCCGCAGGAGCTGGGCACCCCCCACGGCATGGAGGCGTGGCCCGAGGAGTTCTACGCCTTCTACGCGGCCCGGGTGCGCGCCTTGCAGGAGGCACGACCGAACCAGGCCCACCTGGCCCTGGCCCGATTCCAGCAGGCGGGCCTGCTAGCGGCGCTCATCACCCAGAACGTGGACGGGCTCCACCAGGCGGCCGGAGCCCAGGACGTGATCGAGCTCCACGGCTCCATGGCCCACACCCGCTGCCAGCGGTGCGGCCGCAAGGACCGCCCGGAGCGGCTGCTGGAGGAGGTCCACGGGCTCCACGACCGGCCCGCCTGCCGCCACTGCGGCGGCCCGCTGCGGCCCGACGTGGTCCTTTTCGGCGAGCTCCTTCCCGAGGAGGCTGCCGAGAGGGCCTTCCGGGCCGCGGAGAGCTGCCGCCTCTTCCTGGTGGTGGGCAGCTCGCTCCAGGTGGCGCCCGCCGCGAGCCTGCCCGGTCAGGCCCTCCTGGCCGGCGCGCCCCTGGCCGTGGTCAACTTGGATCCCACCCCCTACGACGACCAGGCCCGCTGGCTCCTGAGGGAACCGGCTGGCCAGGTCCTGACCGGCCTGGCGCGACGTCTCGGCCTGGCATGA
- a CDS encoding DsbA family protein: protein MSQVSRRKNRRGGGPASRRFWWAAAIVLVAAAAGLLFSVSRPGQAAGWEAVEEVLGSPDAPLTVVTYVDFSCPHCGTFALEVEPELVERYVKTGKVRLVYRPMAFLGPGSILAAQAGACVGDQDPALFWPFQRRVFEELHTSGSQYTRENLATMAREIGANAEAVDACLAAGRYRDTLGRVRRLAIEEDGVRVTPTVLVGDQKLEGVPEAADFFALIDRKLAQTGS, encoded by the coding sequence GTGAGCCAGGTGAGCAGGAGGAAGAACCGGCGGGGCGGGGGGCCTGCCTCTCGGCGTTTCTGGTGGGCCGCGGCGATCGTGCTGGTGGCGGCGGCGGCCGGCCTCCTCTTCAGTGTGTCCCGCCCCGGGCAGGCGGCCGGCTGGGAGGCGGTGGAGGAGGTTCTGGGCTCGCCCGACGCCCCCCTCACCGTGGTGACCTACGTGGACTTCAGCTGCCCCCACTGCGGCACCTTCGCCTTGGAGGTAGAACCCGAGCTGGTGGAGCGCTACGTGAAGACGGGCAAGGTGCGGCTCGTCTACCGTCCCATGGCCTTCCTGGGCCCCGGCTCCATCCTCGCCGCCCAGGCCGGGGCCTGCGTGGGCGACCAGGACCCGGCTCTCTTCTGGCCCTTCCAGCGTCGTGTCTTTGAGGAGCTGCACACCTCCGGCTCCCAGTACACCCGCGAGAACCTGGCCACCATGGCGCGCGAGATCGGCGCGAACGCCGAGGCCGTCGACGCGTGCCTGGCCGCCGGGCGTTACCGTGACACCCTGGGCCGGGTGCGGCGCCTGGCCATCGAGGAGGACGGCGTGCGGGTGACGCCCACGGTGCTCGTGGGGGACCAGAAGCTCGAAGGCGTGCCCGAGGCCGCCGATTTCTTCGCCCTCATCGACCGGAAGCTGGCACAGACCGGTTCCTGA
- a CDS encoding TAXI family TRAP transporter solute-binding subunit, which produces MSCMVRGNRRRRVFMLKGFIHRLHPAFPSLWMTVALLMALTVGAVQGSAAGARSQLITVASGPLGGAYYPVGVGIGEMVKKYVPGLESRVEVTGGTVENPALLQQGDAEIGIANAHIAYFAYHGMKPFPAEFSDLRGLFIGLAPGAAQYVVMADSGIRSIRDLKGKRVAVGPPGNSSFLVFENVLDYFGLSIKDVRPSYISFAEGVSALLDGHVDMAIVQAGIPSPAVQEAFAGTKKIQLMSLTEEERNGFLEQYPYFSGIDITSQYYPQLTATVRTIATSNMVMVTSRMDEETVYQITAAIFDHLDEFYQVHPVARWVTLEDAAKTPIPLHPGAARYFREKGVLEQ; this is translated from the coding sequence ATGTCTTGCATGGTCCGAGGAAATCGGAGGAGGAGGGTATTCATGCTAAAAGGTTTTATCCACCGTCTGCATCCGGCGTTCCCCTCTCTCTGGATGACCGTCGCCCTTCTCATGGCGCTGACCGTTGGCGCTGTTCAAGGATCGGCCGCTGGGGCCCGTTCTCAGTTGATCACGGTGGCCAGCGGACCGCTCGGTGGCGCCTACTACCCGGTTGGCGTGGGCATCGGTGAGATGGTCAAGAAGTACGTACCCGGGCTTGAGTCTCGGGTGGAGGTGACCGGCGGCACGGTCGAGAACCCCGCGCTGCTGCAGCAGGGCGATGCGGAGATCGGAATCGCCAACGCGCACATCGCCTACTTCGCGTACCATGGGATGAAGCCATTCCCCGCCGAATTCAGCGACCTGAGAGGACTGTTCATTGGCCTGGCGCCCGGAGCGGCTCAGTACGTCGTCATGGCAGACTCCGGCATCCGCTCGATCCGGGACCTCAAGGGCAAACGGGTGGCCGTGGGACCTCCAGGCAACAGCTCTTTCCTGGTGTTCGAAAACGTCCTCGACTACTTCGGTCTCTCGATCAAGGACGTCCGGCCGAGCTACATCTCCTTTGCAGAGGGGGTCAGCGCCCTTCTGGACGGCCACGTGGACATGGCCATCGTGCAGGCGGGCATCCCCTCGCCGGCCGTTCAAGAGGCCTTTGCCGGGACCAAGAAGATCCAGCTCATGAGTCTGACCGAAGAGGAGCGAAACGGCTTCCTGGAGCAGTACCCCTACTTCTCCGGCATCGACATCACCTCTCAGTATTACCCGCAGCTCACGGCGACCGTCCGAACGATCGCCACCAGCAACATGGTGATGGTCACGAGTCGCATGGATGAGGAAACCGTCTACCAGATCACCGCCGCGATCTTCGACCACCTGGATGAATTCTACCAGGTGCATCCGGTGGCGCGCTGGGTCACCTTGGAGGATGCCGCCAAGACCCCGATCCCGCTCCACCCCGGCGCGGCCCGGTACTTCCGAGAGAAGGGCGTGCTTGAGCAGTAG
- the pdo gene encoding protein disulfide oxidoreductase → MSLLSEKDAQYVRSFFEENLENPVEMLLFTAAEGDELAERKNPYLKETLELIEAVAGLSDKLSVRVLRQGTDDELFEAYGIHEIPATVLLGPAETDYGIRFYGIPAGYEFRSLMDDLVDVSKGETRLSAKTKETLQTLAADAHFQVFVTPTCPYCPKAVRLAHQFAIESPRVRADMVEATEFPDWAGKYNVYGVPKTVINDVEEIEGALPEEMFVDALMRAAAVKA, encoded by the coding sequence TTGTCGCTGCTGAGTGAGAAGGACGCCCAGTACGTCCGCAGCTTCTTCGAGGAGAACCTCGAGAATCCGGTGGAGATGCTCCTCTTCACCGCGGCCGAGGGGGACGAGCTGGCCGAGCGGAAGAATCCCTACCTGAAAGAGACGCTGGAGCTGATCGAGGCCGTGGCCGGTCTCTCCGACAAGCTCTCGGTGCGGGTGCTCCGCCAGGGCACCGACGACGAGCTCTTCGAGGCCTACGGTATCCACGAGATCCCGGCCACGGTGCTGCTGGGCCCCGCGGAGACCGACTACGGCATCCGCTTCTACGGGATCCCGGCGGGGTATGAGTTCCGCTCGCTCATGGACGACCTGGTGGACGTATCCAAGGGTGAGACGCGTCTTTCGGCCAAGACCAAGGAGACCCTTCAGACCCTGGCGGCCGATGCCCACTTCCAGGTCTTCGTGACGCCCACGTGCCCCTACTGCCCCAAGGCCGTCCGCCTGGCCCACCAGTTCGCCATCGAGAGCCCCAGGGTGCGGGCCGACATGGTGGAAGCCACCGAGTTCCCCGACTGGGCGGGCAAGTACAACGTCTACGGCGTGCCCAAGACGGTGATCAACGACGTGGAGGAGATCGAGGGCGCCCTCCCCGAGGAGATGTTCGTGGACGCCCTCATGCGGGCCGCGGCCGTGAAGGCCTGA
- a CDS encoding Gfo/Idh/MocA family protein, with protein sequence MPEIGVAVLATGRMAQIHLAALDALRTTNRFREDAPFQVGKLVVHGRNEEKARALAATFPDVQVQMDYDAILNDPGVHVVDNCLVNSLHYPTLRAAIEAGKHVYTEKPLTAHLDEARRLRDQAVQAGVHHGIVQNMRFQAGPARAKEILQRGELGRIFHVRAVFGYFVPPDLANRPAWFYQKEEAGGGIVHDMMAHFFDLLEYWVAPVEQIAAVTGTFFPERTGPGGERFPVEVEDTGAVLARLRGGAIADVFASWVRRKHEAVPTFQIDGEKGSLLFNFHRLWIQKSEETPLFRFDPTIEQVNNEQGWTELLLERVNPFQEQLRQFLEGIATRKPVRPDWNDAVRTQELIEEAYARTLG encoded by the coding sequence ATGCCTGAGATCGGCGTGGCGGTGCTGGCGACGGGCCGGATGGCCCAGATCCACCTGGCCGCCCTGGACGCACTCCGCACGACCAACCGGTTTCGTGAGGACGCTCCGTTCCAGGTGGGGAAGCTCGTGGTCCACGGCCGGAACGAGGAGAAGGCCCGGGCGCTCGCAGCCACCTTCCCCGACGTGCAGGTGCAGATGGACTACGATGCGATCCTGAACGACCCCGGCGTCCACGTGGTCGACAACTGCCTGGTCAATAGCCTTCACTACCCCACGCTTCGCGCGGCGATCGAGGCCGGCAAGCACGTCTACACCGAAAAGCCGCTCACGGCGCATCTGGATGAGGCGAGGCGGCTGCGCGACCAGGCGGTGCAGGCCGGGGTTCACCACGGCATCGTCCAGAACATGCGCTTCCAAGCCGGGCCGGCGCGGGCCAAGGAGATCCTGCAGAGGGGCGAGCTCGGGCGGATCTTCCACGTACGTGCCGTCTTCGGCTACTTCGTCCCCCCCGACCTGGCCAACCGCCCGGCCTGGTTCTACCAGAAGGAAGAGGCCGGCGGCGGCATCGTCCACGACATGATGGCGCACTTCTTCGACCTCCTGGAGTACTGGGTCGCGCCCGTGGAGCAGATCGCGGCCGTCACCGGCACCTTCTTCCCCGAGCGGACGGGTCCGGGGGGCGAGCGATTCCCGGTGGAGGTGGAGGACACGGGGGCGGTCCTGGCCCGGCTGCGGGGAGGCGCCATCGCCGACGTCTTCGCGAGCTGGGTGCGCCGGAAGCACGAGGCCGTTCCCACCTTCCAGATCGACGGGGAGAAGGGGAGCCTCCTTTTCAACTTCCACCGTCTCTGGATCCAGAAGTCCGAAGAGACGCCCCTCTTCCGCTTCGACCCCACCATCGAGCAGGTGAACAACGAGCAGGGCTGGACCGAGCTCCTCCTGGAGCGGGTCAACCCCTTCCAGGAGCAGCTGCGTCAGTTCCTTGAGGGCATCGCCACCCGCAAGCCCGTCCGCCCCGACTGGAACGACGCGGTGCGAACGCAGGAGCTGATCGAGGAGGCGTACGCCCGCACCCTCGGGTGA
- a CDS encoding OmpH family outer membrane protein: protein MNTTSFPARVRRLARRPPTVVSVGLVLIVALAAVLFLRGGTASEAQNTSGVGFVDWAQVQTGYLQPKLQEPVGELQQMQDDLQKEFDEKSKGMDDAKKQELFQQYQQRLDEKTAALKELEAKYIAEVQQIVADQAQKQGLQLVLRKDVVIQGGVDLTPDVLKALGVQK, encoded by the coding sequence TTGAACACCACGTCTTTTCCGGCACGGGTGCGCCGGCTGGCCCGGCGGCCCCCCACGGTGGTGAGCGTCGGACTCGTGCTGATCGTGGCCCTGGCGGCGGTCCTCTTCCTGCGCGGCGGCACCGCGAGCGAGGCCCAGAACACCTCGGGCGTGGGCTTCGTGGATTGGGCGCAGGTCCAGACCGGCTACCTGCAACCCAAGCTCCAGGAGCCCGTGGGCGAGCTGCAGCAGATGCAGGACGACCTCCAGAAGGAGTTCGACGAAAAGAGCAAGGGCATGGACGACGCCAAGAAGCAGGAGCTCTTCCAGCAGTACCAGCAGCGCCTGGACGAGAAGACCGCGGCCTTGAAGGAACTGGAGGCCAAGTACATCGCCGAGGTGCAGCAGATCGTGGCGGACCAGGCCCAGAAGCAGGGGCTTCAGCTCGTGCTGCGCAAGGACGTGGTCATCCAGGGCGGCGTGGACCTGACGCCCGACGTGCTGAAGGCGCTCGGAGTCCAGAAGTAG
- a CDS encoding 3-ketoacyl-ACP reductase, with protein MEASRPVAMVTGGGRGIGRSIVLALAARGFDVAFCFARNEAAAREVCEAAPAGARVRAFQADVALREDRARFLDEVLQGFGRVDLLVNNAGMGPVQRRDLLEATEESFDRVLATNLKGPYFLTQAVARVMLQQRAEHPDRAYRIVNIGSMSAYTASVNRGEYCISKAGMGMMTRLYAVRLAAEGIGVYEVRPGIIATDMTQGVRDRYEPIIASGRVPMRRWGTPDDVARAVVAIAQGGLPFSTGEVINVDGGFHLHEL; from the coding sequence GTGGAGGCATCTCGCCCTGTGGCCATGGTGACCGGCGGGGGACGGGGGATCGGGCGCAGCATCGTCCTGGCTCTGGCGGCCCGTGGGTTCGACGTGGCCTTCTGCTTCGCCCGGAACGAAGCGGCCGCCCGGGAGGTGTGCGAGGCCGCGCCGGCGGGGGCCCGGGTCCGGGCCTTTCAAGCTGATGTCGCCCTAAGAGAGGATCGGGCCCGGTTCCTGGACGAGGTGCTCCAGGGGTTCGGCCGCGTCGACCTCCTGGTGAACAACGCCGGCATGGGACCCGTCCAGCGCCGCGACCTCCTGGAGGCCACTGAGGAGAGCTTCGACCGTGTCTTGGCCACCAATCTCAAGGGGCCGTACTTCCTCACCCAGGCGGTGGCCCGGGTGATGCTCCAGCAGCGGGCCGAGCACCCGGACCGGGCGTACCGCATCGTCAACATCGGGTCCATGTCGGCCTACACGGCCTCGGTCAACCGGGGCGAGTACTGCATCAGCAAGGCGGGCATGGGCATGATGACCCGGCTTTACGCCGTGCGCCTGGCCGCGGAAGGGATCGGCGTCTACGAGGTGCGACCCGGCATCATCGCCACTGACATGACCCAGGGCGTGCGGGATCGCTACGAGCCCATCATCGCCTCGGGCCGGGTGCCCATGCGGCGGTGGGGGACACCGGACGACGTCGCCAGGGCCGTGGTCGCCATCGCCCAGGGAGGCCTCCCCTTCTCGACGGGCGAGGTCATCAACGTGGACGGAGGCTTCCACCTGCACGAGCTGTGA
- a CDS encoding NAD(P)/FAD-dependent oxidoreductase, translated as MRTENGFDRTLEETVAPDGLPAGVAPLDLGLGLGPLAGDDGGDGLIEESEPVDVAIIGGGPAGLSAAVYTARAGLRTVVIDKSAYAGALGLTERIENYPGVPGPISGVELLGIMRKQAEGFGARVLQETVLTVDPAMEPMDVVTTKRGLRARRLIVATGAMGRKASIAGEEQFLGKGVSYCATCDAAFFQGRPVAVIGDNEEAVEEARFLTRFADPLYFIPRGRRVRAPQEELEELRRHPKVIWREGVKVREIVGDGKVTGLRLAGPGGEDVLPVEGAFVYLQGNQPILDFFQAGQGPERTPEGCVRVNDEMESSIPGVFVVGDLTCHRVRQAVFAAADGVMAALAVERSLRGRKEIRSMW; from the coding sequence ATGCGCACGGAGAACGGATTCGACAGGACGTTGGAGGAGACCGTCGCGCCCGACGGCCTCCCCGCGGGCGTCGCCCCGCTCGATCTCGGCCTCGGCCTCGGCCCGCTGGCCGGTGACGACGGCGGGGACGGCCTCATCGAGGAGAGCGAGCCGGTCGACGTGGCCATCATCGGAGGGGGCCCCGCCGGTCTCTCGGCTGCCGTCTACACCGCCCGGGCCGGCCTCCGCACGGTGGTGATCGACAAGTCGGCCTACGCCGGCGCGCTGGGGCTCACGGAAAGAATCGAGAACTATCCCGGCGTGCCGGGGCCCATCTCGGGCGTGGAGCTCCTGGGGATCATGCGGAAGCAGGCCGAGGGCTTCGGCGCCCGGGTGCTTCAGGAGACGGTGCTCACCGTGGACCCGGCGATGGAGCCCATGGACGTGGTCACCACCAAGCGGGGCCTCCGGGCTCGCAGGCTCATCGTCGCCACGGGAGCCATGGGCCGCAAGGCCTCCATCGCCGGTGAGGAGCAGTTCCTGGGCAAGGGCGTGAGCTACTGTGCCACCTGCGACGCCGCCTTCTTCCAGGGCCGGCCCGTGGCGGTCATCGGCGACAACGAGGAGGCGGTGGAGGAAGCCCGGTTCCTCACCCGCTTCGCCGACCCCCTCTACTTCATTCCCAGGGGCCGCCGGGTGCGGGCGCCCCAGGAGGAGCTGGAGGAGCTCCGCCGCCATCCCAAGGTGATCTGGCGCGAGGGCGTCAAGGTCCGGGAGATCGTGGGCGACGGCAAGGTGACGGGGCTCCGCCTGGCGGGGCCCGGTGGGGAAGATGTGCTGCCCGTCGAGGGTGCCTTCGTCTACCTGCAGGGCAACCAGCCGATCCTCGACTTCTTCCAGGCAGGGCAGGGGCCCGAGCGGACGCCCGAAGGGTGCGTGCGGGTCAACGACGAGATGGAGAGCTCCATCCCGGGCGTCTTCGTGGTGGGCGACCTCACCTGCCACCGGGTGCGCCAGGCCGTCTTCGCCGCGGCCGATGGGGTGATGGCCGCCCTGGCCGTGGAGCGCTCGCTGCGGGGGCGCAAGGAGATTCGTTCCATGTGGTGA
- a CDS encoding CpsD/CapB family tyrosine-protein kinase, translating to MSPDRGGPRLAALVGGSAAAEAYRTLMTNLEFAQVDRPARQLAVVSAEPGAGKSTVALNLAATLAQSGTRTCLVDGDFRHPSLAGPLGARVSPGVTNVLMGKVSLDDALQATPVDGLAFLGPGPLPPNPAGLLSSEAMKRLMLELRDRYEAVIYDTPPLGVASDGAILAARLDGALVVASVGRDRRPSLEAARRALEQVRARVVGCVANRVRQRRHSYGYGYYYGRA from the coding sequence GTGAGTCCTGATCGAGGAGGACCGCGCCTCGCGGCGCTGGTGGGGGGTTCGGCGGCCGCCGAGGCATACCGGACCCTCATGACCAACCTGGAATTCGCCCAGGTGGACCGGCCGGCCCGCCAGCTTGCCGTGGTCAGCGCGGAGCCCGGGGCCGGCAAGAGCACCGTGGCCCTCAACCTTGCGGCCACCCTGGCCCAGTCGGGGACGCGCACCTGCCTGGTGGACGGGGACTTCCGCCATCCCAGCCTGGCCGGACCCCTGGGTGCACGCGTGAGCCCCGGGGTGACCAACGTGCTCATGGGCAAGGTCTCCCTGGACGACGCCTTGCAGGCCACCCCGGTGGACGGGCTCGCCTTCCTGGGACCCGGTCCCCTTCCGCCCAACCCGGCCGGATTGCTGAGCTCGGAGGCTATGAAGCGGTTGATGCTGGAGCTGCGCGATCGCTACGAGGCCGTGATCTACGATACACCGCCTCTCGGGGTGGCAAGCGACGGGGCCATCCTGGCGGCCCGGCTGGACGGGGCGCTGGTGGTGGCTTCGGTGGGACGCGACCGGCGGCCCTCACTGGAGGCCGCCCGACGGGCGCTGGAGCAGGTGCGGGCCCGGGTGGTAGGGTGCGTGGCCAATCGGGTGCGCCAGCGCCGGCACAGCTACGGGTACGGGTACTACTACGGCCGCGCCTGA
- a CDS encoding dimethylsulfonioproprionate lyase family protein, which yields MHLVRLQEIPGEEFPAGRRTRVLVGPNGPLEAEHFVEGYVSIHPGGKVPLHDHEQEEVYLVLSGRGEIQVGDEVEPVEGVTAIYLPPGKPHELRNTGEAEMVMVFVYAPKGVVSHWAQEREGEL from the coding sequence ATGCACCTGGTGCGGTTGCAGGAGATACCGGGCGAGGAGTTCCCCGCCGGGCGGCGCACCCGGGTCCTGGTGGGGCCCAATGGGCCGCTGGAGGCGGAGCACTTCGTGGAAGGGTACGTCTCCATCCACCCGGGGGGCAAGGTACCCCTGCACGACCATGAGCAGGAGGAGGTCTACCTGGTGCTCTCAGGGCGCGGCGAGATCCAGGTGGGGGACGAGGTGGAGCCCGTCGAGGGGGTCACCGCGATCTACCTGCCGCCGGGGAAGCCGCACGAGCTCAGAAACACCGGGGAGGCGGAGATGGTCATGGTCTTCGTCTACGCGCCCAAAGGCGTGGTCTCCCACTGGGCCCAGGAGCGGGAGGGGGAGCTCTAG